The following proteins are encoded in a genomic region of Phragmites australis chromosome 9, lpPhrAust1.1, whole genome shotgun sequence:
- the LOC133929371 gene encoding histone chaperone ASF1B-like has product MSAVNITNVTVLDNPTAFLNPFQFEISYECLVPLDDDLEWKLTYVGSAEDENYDQQLESVLVGPVNVGTYRFVLQADPPDPSKIGEEDIIGVTVLLLTCSYMGQEFMRVGYYVNNDYDDEQLREEPPAKVLIDRVQRNILADKPRVTKFPINFHPEPSTSAGQQQQQEPQTASPENHTDAGSKPDADQ; this is encoded by the exons atgagcGCGGTGAACATCACCAACGTGACGGTGCTGGACAACCCCACCGCCTTCCTCAACCCCTTCCAGTTCGAGATCTCCTACGAGTGCCTCGTGCCCCTCGACGACG ATCTGGAGTGGAAGCTTACATATGTTGGATCAGCTGAAGATGAAAACTATGATCAACAACTTGAGAGCGTGCTTGTTGGCCCTGTCAATGTTGGGACCTACCGTTTCGTACTCCAG GCTGACCCGCCAGATCCCTCGAAGATCGGTGAGGAAGATATAATTGGTGTGACCGTGCTGCTTTTGACATGCTCTTACATGGGGCAGGAGTTCATGAGAGTAGGTTACTACGTGAACAATGATTATGATGATGAGCAGTTGAGAGAAGAGCCCCCAGCCAAGGTGCTAATTGACAGGGTTCAGAGAAATATTTTGGCAGACAAGCCCCGCGTCACCAAGTTCCCTATCAACTTCCATCCTGAACCCAGTACAAGCGCaggacagcagcagcagcaggaaccACAGACGGCTTCACCAGAAAACCACACAGACGCTGGAAGCAAGCCCGATGCTGACCAATGA